The Sulfitobacter sp. S223 genome has a window encoding:
- a CDS encoding ABC transporter substrate-binding protein: MKKTTAIFTVAALLSTSAMVNAETLRWARAGDALTLDPHSQNEGPSHTMRHQMYEPLIIRDTDGNFVPTLATDWAPSADNPNVWVFNLREGVKFHDGADFTAEDVVFSFERAKQPNSDMKELIGSITEVRAVSDYVVEIETAGPNPILPSNLTNLFMMDKGWTEANNTVNVQDFEGGEITFATTNVNGTGAYTLVSREPDVKTVMARNESYWGRDEFPMEVSEIVYTPIQNAATRVAALLSGEVDFLQDMPVQDLARVGDADGLVVKQAPQNRVIFFGMNQGADDIEADNVDGANPLADVRVRKAMSMAINRDAIQQVVMRGQSQPAGMIAPPFVNGWTAEMDGESVTDIEGAKALMAEAGYEDGFSIRLDCPNDRYINDEAICQAAVGMLGQIGVTVNLDAIPKAQHFPKITDGTTDFYMLGWGVPTYDSEYVFNFLVHGRESDIGTWNGTGYDNDELDAKIKSLASNTDLDARNADIADIWRVVQDEQLYIPIHHQVLNWGMAENVGIEVDPEDQPRVKYFTMK, encoded by the coding sequence ATGAAAAAAACAACAGCCATTTTTACCGTTGCGGCGCTGCTATCAACGTCTGCTATGGTCAACGCGGAAACGCTTCGCTGGGCTCGTGCTGGCGACGCGCTGACTCTGGATCCGCATTCACAAAACGAAGGCCCCAGCCACACCATGCGTCACCAGATGTATGAGCCGCTGATCATCCGTGACACTGACGGAAACTTTGTTCCGACACTGGCCACCGACTGGGCTCCAAGCGCTGACAACCCGAATGTATGGGTGTTCAACCTGCGCGAAGGTGTGAAATTCCACGACGGTGCCGACTTTACGGCAGAAGACGTGGTCTTCAGCTTTGAACGTGCAAAGCAGCCAAACTCTGACATGAAAGAGCTGATCGGCTCTATCACCGAAGTCCGCGCTGTCAGCGATTACGTGGTTGAAATCGAAACAGCGGGTCCGAACCCGATCCTGCCCTCCAACCTGACAAACCTGTTCATGATGGACAAAGGTTGGACAGAGGCGAACAACACCGTCAACGTTCAGGACTTTGAAGGCGGCGAGATCACGTTCGCTACGACAAACGTCAATGGCACCGGTGCGTATACGCTTGTCAGCCGTGAGCCAGATGTAAAAACCGTTATGGCCCGCAACGAAAGCTATTGGGGTCGCGATGAATTCCCGATGGAAGTCAGCGAAATCGTCTACACGCCGATCCAGAATGCCGCGACCCGTGTAGCTGCGTTGTTGTCAGGCGAAGTGGATTTCTTGCAGGATATGCCGGTTCAGGATTTGGCCCGTGTGGGTGATGCTGACGGTCTGGTGGTGAAGCAGGCGCCGCAAAACCGCGTGATCTTTTTTGGTATGAACCAAGGGGCTGATGACATCGAAGCCGATAACGTTGATGGCGCAAACCCATTGGCTGACGTCCGCGTTCGCAAGGCGATGTCCATGGCAATCAACCGCGATGCGATCCAGCAGGTCGTTATGCGGGGGCAGTCCCAACCAGCAGGCATGATCGCCCCTCCATTCGTCAACGGCTGGACTGCCGAGATGGATGGTGAAAGCGTCACTGACATCGAGGGCGCGAAGGCTCTGATGGCTGAAGCCGGTTATGAAGACGGTTTCTCGATCCGTCTGGATTGCCCGAATGATCGTTATATCAACGATGAAGCCATCTGTCAGGCCGCTGTCGGGATGTTGGGTCAAATCGGAGTGACCGTGAACCTTGATGCGATCCCGAAGGCGCAGCACTTCCCGAAAATCACCGATGGTACGACGGACTTCTATATGCTGGGTTGGGGCGTTCCGACCTACGACTCCGAGTATGTGTTCAACTTCCTCGTGCACGGTCGTGAAAGCGACATCGGTACATGGAACGGCACCGGATACGACAACGATGAGCTCGACGCCAAAATCAAGTCGCTTGCATCCAACACAGATCTGGACGCCCGCAACGCGGATATCGCCGACATCTGGCGTGTGGTTCAGGACGAGCAGCTTTATATTCCGATCCACCACCAAGTGCTGAACTGGGGTATGGCTGAAAACGTTGGCATCGAGGTCGATCCAGAGGATCAGCCACGCGTCAAATACTTCACCATGAAGTAA
- a CDS encoding TRAP transporter large permease subunit, with translation MSVELLTVLFFGCLLFFLMVGTPLAFVLGGVSVVFLYFEMGPIGFYLLASKMWETMQSPTLMAIPLFVFMAILLEKSGVANDLYDMMHQWWGGLRGGLAIGTVLICVIFAAMSGISGAAVVTMGTIALPKMLERGYDKKLALGAINAGGGWGILIPPSILMVLYALLTEVSVGRLFAAGVGPGLTLFALVSIYIGGRCWLQPELGPALPLDERASWSQKFRSLKAVILPILIVTIVLGAIFGGFATPTEAAAIGVFGALFATGVNGQLNRDVIHRASIETLKLTALVMWILFAAHAFSTAYTALGAQSLISNVMNMIPGGRWGALFFMLMVLFFLGMVLDPVGIMLITLPVFLPVVRDAGFDPIWFGILFIIMMEVGYMTPPFGFNLFYLKGVAPPDVTMGDIYASVFPYVIVTLIGVVLIILFPAIALFLPQYFYG, from the coding sequence ATGAGTGTCGAACTTCTAACGGTACTGTTCTTCGGTTGCCTTCTATTCTTCCTCATGGTGGGCACCCCGTTAGCCTTTGTTCTAGGCGGCGTATCTGTGGTTTTTCTTTATTTCGAGATGGGCCCCATCGGCTTCTACCTGCTCGCCTCCAAAATGTGGGAGACGATGCAATCGCCAACGCTAATGGCCATTCCACTTTTTGTTTTTATGGCAATATTATTGGAAAAATCAGGAGTCGCTAACGACCTCTATGACATGATGCACCAATGGTGGGGTGGTCTGCGTGGTGGTCTGGCAATCGGTACAGTTCTGATCTGTGTAATTTTCGCTGCAATGTCGGGCATTTCAGGCGCCGCTGTGGTGACGATGGGAACGATCGCCCTGCCCAAAATGCTGGAGCGAGGCTACGACAAGAAGCTTGCTCTTGGGGCCATCAATGCGGGGGGCGGATGGGGTATTCTCATTCCGCCGTCAATCCTCATGGTGCTTTATGCTCTGCTGACCGAAGTGTCGGTGGGTCGTCTTTTTGCCGCTGGTGTCGGGCCGGGTCTGACGTTGTTTGCGCTTGTGTCGATCTACATCGGCGGCCGCTGCTGGCTTCAGCCAGAGCTGGGACCGGCGCTCCCCCTTGATGAACGGGCAAGTTGGAGCCAGAAGTTCCGCTCTCTCAAAGCTGTTATTCTGCCGATATTGATTGTCACAATCGTTCTCGGTGCGATTTTTGGCGGTTTCGCGACCCCAACCGAAGCCGCAGCGATCGGTGTGTTTGGCGCACTATTTGCCACTGGCGTTAACGGTCAACTGAACCGGGACGTTATCCATCGCGCCTCTATCGAGACGCTGAAACTCACCGCGCTGGTGATGTGGATTTTGTTCGCCGCACATGCCTTTTCCACAGCCTATACTGCTTTGGGTGCTCAAAGCCTGATATCCAATGTCATGAATATGATACCCGGAGGACGCTGGGGCGCATTATTTTTCATGCTTATGGTTCTGTTCTTCTTGGGAATGGTTCTGGATCCTGTCGGCATCATGCTGATCACCCTGCCCGTCTTCCTGCCGGTGGTCCGTGACGCGGGTTTCGATCCGATTTGGTTTGGGATCTTGTTCATCATCATGATGGAGGTCGGGTATATGACACCGCCATTCGGGTTCAACTTGTTCTACCTCAAAGGGGTTGCTCCACCAGATGTGACAATGGGTGACATCTACGCGTCCGTATTTCCTTACGTGATAGTGACGTTGATTGGTGTTGTTCTAATCATCCTGTTTCCAGCGATCGCTTTGTTTCTGCCGCAGTACTTTTATGGCTAG
- a CDS encoding ABC transporter permease, translating into MLPFILKRIFQSLLVLIITGAIAFSMFTFVGDPVDNMLGQERTMQDVERLRAQLGLDKPIPVQYVKFLGEAVQGNFGVSYRQGREVSEIIMERAPATLELAALSALFAIVGGIALGVFTAIRRDGFVANLIMSASLIGVSLPTFLIGILLIYLFSVELGWLPSFGRGEVVQVGWWSTGFLTESGLKALILPSITLGLYQMTLIMRLVRSEMLEVLRQDYIRFARARGLSDRVINFRHALKNTMVPVITVIGLQLGAIIAFAIITETVFQWPGLGLLFINAIQFVDIPVMAAYLMMISVMFVVINLLVDILYAFIDPRLRVAAK; encoded by the coding sequence ATGTTGCCGTTTATTCTCAAACGCATTTTCCAGTCCCTTTTGGTGTTGATCATCACCGGGGCCATTGCGTTTTCGATGTTCACCTTTGTGGGCGATCCCGTTGACAACATGTTGGGTCAAGAGCGTACGATGCAAGACGTGGAACGCCTGCGCGCGCAGCTTGGGCTCGATAAACCGATCCCCGTACAATATGTGAAATTTCTGGGCGAGGCCGTACAGGGCAATTTCGGGGTCAGCTACAGACAAGGCCGCGAAGTGTCGGAAATTATCATGGAACGCGCCCCCGCCACGCTAGAGCTGGCCGCGCTATCCGCTCTTTTTGCTATCGTCGGAGGGATCGCGCTGGGTGTGTTTACTGCGATCCGCCGCGATGGGTTTGTCGCGAATTTGATCATGTCCGCCTCGCTCATCGGGGTGTCGTTGCCAACGTTTCTGATCGGTATTTTGCTGATCTATCTGTTTTCGGTCGAACTTGGTTGGCTGCCGAGCTTCGGCCGCGGTGAGGTGGTGCAGGTTGGCTGGTGGAGCACGGGCTTCTTGACTGAATCCGGTTTGAAAGCATTGATCCTGCCGTCAATCACACTGGGCTTGTACCAGATGACGCTGATCATGCGGCTTGTCCGGTCCGAGATGCTTGAGGTATTGCGTCAAGACTATATCAGGTTTGCCCGCGCGCGTGGGCTAAGCGACCGGGTCATCAACTTTCGCCATGCGCTAAAAAACACGATGGTGCCCGTGATTACGGTGATCGGGCTTCAGCTTGGTGCGATCATCGCCTTTGCGATCATTACCGAAACCGTGTTTCAGTGGCCCGGTTTGGGGCTGTTGTTCATCAACGCAATCCAGTTTGTCGATATTCCGGTAATGGCCGCGTATCTGATGATGATTTCGGTAATGTTCGTTGTCATCAACCTGCTGGTGGATATCTTATATGCCTTCATTGATCCTCGTCTCAGGGTGGCCGCGAAATGA
- a CDS encoding ABC transporter permease, which yields MTDHPNPTTEVVPSRMRRALDSDLFYAFKRSPVAIVSAVVAAVLILSAVFAPLIAPTNPFDPASLNLMNGFTAPMAPNAFTGDTFLLGTDDQGRDVFSTILYGMRISLFVGFAAVLFAVVLGIFLGLVAGYFGGWADSLIMRAADVQLTFPSILVAMLIFGIAKGITPIENHDQMAIWVLILAIGLSDWVQFARVVRGATLVEKGKDYVSAARLIGRRPYAIMLRHILPNILSPVLVIATISLALAIIAEATLSFLGVGAPATQPSLGTLIRVGQGFLFSGEWWILFFPACTLLALALSVNMLGDWLRDALNPRLK from the coding sequence ATGACTGATCACCCTAATCCCACAACCGAGGTCGTCCCGTCACGTATGCGCCGTGCGCTTGACAGTGACTTGTTCTACGCCTTCAAACGGTCGCCGGTTGCGATCGTGTCTGCGGTGGTGGCCGCTGTGTTGATCCTCTCGGCGGTCTTTGCGCCTCTGATCGCGCCAACAAACCCGTTTGATCCGGCCTCATTAAACTTGATGAACGGCTTTACTGCGCCCATGGCCCCGAATGCGTTCACCGGTGATACGTTCTTGTTGGGCACTGACGATCAGGGCCGCGACGTGTTTTCGACTATCCTGTACGGGATGCGGATTTCGTTATTTGTGGGGTTTGCAGCTGTGTTGTTTGCCGTTGTGCTGGGCATATTTTTGGGCCTGGTAGCGGGCTATTTCGGCGGCTGGGCAGACAGTCTTATCATGCGTGCCGCTGACGTACAGTTGACGTTCCCGTCGATCTTGGTGGCGATGCTGATCTTTGGCATCGCCAAAGGCATCACGCCTATCGAGAACCACGACCAAATGGCAATCTGGGTTTTGATCCTTGCGATTGGCCTGTCCGACTGGGTGCAGTTTGCCCGCGTCGTGCGCGGGGCCACGTTGGTGGAAAAAGGCAAAGACTACGTATCGGCGGCGCGTCTGATCGGTCGGCGGCCCTATGCCATTATGTTGCGGCACATCCTGCCGAACATCCTGTCGCCTGTCTTGGTGATCGCCACGATCTCGCTCGCACTCGCAATTATCGCAGAGGCCACGCTGAGCTTTCTTGGCGTCGGCGCCCCCGCCACACAGCCTTCTTTGGGCACATTGATCCGGGTGGGCCAGGGCTTCTTGTTCTCAGGCGAATGGTGGATCCTGTTCTTTCCTGCCTGCACATTGCTTGCTCTGGCACTCAGCGTGAACATGCTGGGCGACTGGCTGCGTGATGCATTGAACCCGAGGTTAAAATGA
- the dctP gene encoding TRAP transporter substrate-binding protein DctP: MTNSLINRRSVLRGATVAAVASPALVGKAIAAGQVTWRVQAHWPKASSSFTDSLGVIATLLEEKTEGAFKLDLLGAGEFAKGPDIYNIVRKGVVPMGTISPSYISDNAQAATFVYGIPGTLRQAWEMEHAMKNLGVEALVNEDLNADGVHLMCEKVLPTEMTVSKKIESAADFQGLKIRSSGSMLDYLAAAGAAPQYVPGSELYQALSSGVVDGAHWGAAIGAQSMSLWEVCKYHYKPVLAQTTDAFIMNIDALEELPEDLRGALEEIITTRFFLRSAEYQHKEAIALAEGIKNDGIEVMQLPDDVLEMLANASTTILEAEGQKGERAAKAADIYRTLMADMGYA, encoded by the coding sequence ATGACTAATTCACTTATCAACCGGCGATCCGTCTTGCGCGGCGCAACCGTTGCTGCTGTTGCCTCACCGGCTTTGGTTGGAAAGGCCATCGCAGCGGGGCAAGTTACCTGGCGCGTGCAGGCCCATTGGCCCAAAGCATCAAGTTCGTTCACCGACAGCCTCGGTGTTATCGCGACCTTGTTGGAGGAGAAAACAGAAGGTGCATTCAAACTGGATCTTCTGGGCGCAGGTGAGTTTGCCAAAGGCCCCGACATCTACAACATCGTGCGCAAAGGTGTTGTACCCATGGGCACAATCAGCCCCTCCTACATCAGCGACAACGCACAGGCGGCAACATTCGTCTACGGCATACCCGGAACTCTACGCCAAGCGTGGGAGATGGAGCACGCGATGAAAAATCTTGGCGTCGAGGCTTTGGTGAACGAAGATCTCAACGCAGATGGCGTGCATCTGATGTGTGAGAAAGTACTTCCCACAGAAATGACCGTTTCGAAAAAGATTGAATCAGCCGCCGATTTCCAAGGGCTCAAAATCCGGTCATCGGGTTCCATGCTGGACTATCTGGCAGCGGCTGGTGCAGCCCCGCAATATGTCCCCGGATCGGAACTCTATCAGGCTCTCAGCTCTGGTGTTGTTGACGGGGCGCATTGGGGTGCCGCGATTGGGGCACAATCCATGTCACTATGGGAGGTTTGCAAGTACCACTACAAACCCGTTCTGGCACAGACCACGGATGCTTTCATCATGAACATCGACGCCCTTGAGGAGCTGCCAGAAGATCTGCGTGGCGCTCTGGAAGAAATCATCACTACCCGTTTCTTCCTCCGGTCTGCAGAGTACCAGCACAAAGAAGCGATCGCTTTGGCGGAAGGTATCAAGAATGACGGGATAGAGGTTATGCAACTGCCGGATGACGTTTTGGAAATGCTTGCGAATGCTTCAACGACGATCCTTGAGGCAGAGGGCCAAAAGGGCGAACGGGCTGCCAAAGCGGCGGACATCTATCGCACTTTGATGGCTGATATGGGCTACGCTTAA
- a CDS encoding TRAP transporter small permease subunit — protein MWQLARAITRINRFIGRWVSLAVLLIFALLLADVVMRYLVGTPTIWTAELATLIFGGYAIIGGGYLLAERGHVNVDIFYGSMSSKRRSLLDVLTWPLFLLFVGVLLWQGYDIAYDAIEDLERSNSVWKAPLWPTKALIPLAAILLLLQGVVRLWADIRVLRGLPVPDDVFGKPGAPDQNGEHAQETRS, from the coding sequence ATGTGGCAGCTTGCCCGCGCAATTACGCGCATAAATCGCTTTATCGGACGGTGGGTATCGCTGGCCGTACTTTTGATCTTTGCGCTTTTACTTGCGGATGTCGTCATGAGATATCTGGTCGGTACTCCCACAATCTGGACGGCTGAACTCGCCACCTTAATATTCGGGGGATATGCCATCATCGGTGGAGGGTATCTTCTGGCAGAGCGCGGACATGTGAATGTCGATATCTTTTATGGAAGCATGTCCAGCAAGCGGCGGTCGTTATTGGACGTTTTGACATGGCCGTTATTTTTGCTCTTTGTCGGCGTCCTTTTGTGGCAAGGCTATGACATCGCCTACGATGCGATTGAAGATCTAGAGCGTTCAAACTCGGTTTGGAAAGCCCCGTTATGGCCGACCAAAGCGCTCATCCCCCTCGCAGCAATCTTGCTTCTTTTACAGGGTGTTGTGCGGCTTTGGGCCGACATCCGGGTTCTGCGTGGTTTGCCCGTCCCCGATGACGTGTTCGGCAAACCGGGTGCGCCTGACCAAAATGGTGAACACGCGCAGGAGACCCGGTCATGA
- a CDS encoding ABC transporter ATP-binding protein, producing the protein MSAADKTTSVAPVATDDRPTVLSVQQLDISVRTEAGIQPLVADLSFELKRGETLAIAGESGSGKSLTSLAIMGLLPPPAVHVAGGKIIFDGQDLTELPETKMQRLRGDRIAMIFQEPMTALNPVMRIGDQLTEAIRAHEPMSKRAARARALEALQAVRLTEPERRLKQYPHELSGGMRQRVVIAIAIALRPDVMIADEPTTALDVTVQRDVLDLLRDLARDMGMALILITHDMGVVAEMADRVLVMQKGKLVEEAPVRKLFSAPQQAYTQQLLSSVPRMGQGRESNVDTSARPLVSVRDLRVTYDLRGGILDRVQARVHAVEKINFDIFAGETFAVVGESGCGKSTVARALTGLVPHQGVIRFEGAPLLRDRVSQFKNTRAMQMVFQDPMAALNGRMTVGDLVREPLVIHDIGTTHSRTDRAAELFARVGLEPDALDRYPHEFSGGQRQRICIARALALKPKLIIADESVSALDVSVQATVLDLLNELKAEFGMSYLFISHDMAVVENIADRVAVMYLGQIVEIGSSAQVFGNPQHEYTRRLIAAAPYPDPTRAVPTRPVINTELKSPVMPVGKDPELFSYRSMGDGHLVAV; encoded by the coding sequence ATGAGCGCGGCTGATAAAACAACATCGGTGGCCCCAGTGGCCACTGATGACCGTCCCACGGTTCTGTCTGTGCAGCAGCTTGATATCTCTGTGCGTACAGAGGCAGGTATCCAGCCGCTTGTTGCAGATCTCAGCTTTGAGCTGAAACGCGGCGAAACCCTTGCGATTGCTGGAGAAAGCGGATCAGGAAAATCGCTTACCTCGCTTGCGATTATGGGGCTGCTACCACCGCCTGCTGTGCATGTAGCAGGTGGAAAAATTATCTTTGACGGCCAAGACCTGACCGAATTGCCCGAGACAAAGATGCAGCGCCTGCGCGGCGACCGCATCGCTATGATATTTCAGGAACCGATGACTGCTTTGAATCCTGTGATGCGGATCGGTGATCAGCTGACAGAAGCCATTCGCGCACATGAACCGATGTCCAAACGCGCAGCCCGCGCGCGCGCGCTTGAGGCCTTGCAGGCCGTGCGTCTGACAGAGCCGGAACGCCGGTTGAAGCAATACCCGCATGAGCTGTCGGGTGGTATGCGTCAGCGCGTGGTCATTGCCATTGCGATTGCCCTGCGACCCGATGTGATGATTGCGGACGAACCGACAACTGCCCTGGATGTGACGGTACAGCGCGATGTGCTGGATTTGCTGCGTGATCTGGCGCGCGATATGGGGATGGCTTTGATCCTGATCACCCATGACATGGGTGTTGTGGCAGAAATGGCCGACCGCGTGCTTGTCATGCAGAAAGGTAAGCTTGTCGAAGAGGCGCCCGTGCGCAAGCTTTTCAGCGCGCCTCAGCAGGCCTATACGCAACAGCTGCTTTCAAGCGTGCCGCGTATGGGGCAGGGCCGGGAAAGCAATGTTGATACATCAGCCCGTCCTTTGGTGTCAGTTCGGGATTTGCGCGTCACGTATGATCTGCGCGGCGGAATATTGGACCGTGTGCAGGCGCGGGTCCATGCCGTCGAAAAGATCAATTTTGACATCTTCGCGGGTGAAACGTTTGCGGTCGTCGGAGAAAGCGGCTGTGGCAAATCGACTGTCGCACGCGCGCTGACCGGCCTTGTGCCGCATCAAGGTGTGATAAGGTTCGAAGGCGCGCCTTTGTTGCGCGACCGCGTCTCGCAGTTCAAAAATACCCGTGCCATGCAGATGGTGTTTCAGGACCCGATGGCGGCCCTTAACGGGCGGATGACTGTCGGGGATCTGGTCCGCGAGCCGCTGGTCATTCACGATATTGGCACGACGCACAGCCGAACAGACCGCGCAGCAGAGCTTTTTGCGCGTGTGGGGCTGGAGCCTGATGCGCTTGACCGGTATCCGCACGAGTTCTCCGGCGGGCAGCGCCAGCGCATTTGTATTGCTAGGGCCTTGGCGTTGAAGCCCAAATTAATCATCGCAGACGAAAGCGTGTCTGCGCTGGATGTTTCTGTGCAGGCGACTGTGCTGGACCTGCTGAACGAACTAAAGGCCGAATTCGGGATGTCCTATCTGTTCATATCGCATGACATGGCTGTCGTCGAAAATATCGCGGATCGTGTGGCGGTCATGTATCTGGGGCAGATTGTTGAAATCGGATCAAGTGCGCAGGTCTTCGGGAACCCGCAGCATGAGTATACGCGTCGCCTGATTGCCGCAGCGCCTTATCCCGATCCAACACGCGCGGTTCCGACCCGACCTGTGATCAACACCGAGCTGAAAAGCCCTGTAATGCCCGTCGGTAAGGACCCGGAACTTTTCAGCTACCGCTCCATGGGAGACGGCCATCTGGTGGCGGTGTAA
- a CDS encoding ABC transporter ATP-binding protein codes for MTEPVLSIRDLTVEIPTRHGLFKPVQNVTYDIRPGEIRGVVGESGAGKSMTGNAVIGLLDDPARIASGEIWLKGRRIDNLSVEEQRAIRGSEIGMIFQDPLTSLNPLFTIGEQLVETIQLHLKVSPKEAKERALALLDRVSIPDPKTRFDQYPHQFSGGMRQRVVIALALCSEPSVIIADEPTTALDVSIQAQVLDLIKELARETQVGVILVTHDMGVIADTTEQVTVMYNGQVVENGSTDQVLSAPKHEYTKSLISAVPRPQVKLHRFPQVSYGGRETKFKIEDLARNWTKTEPSKSGKLLEVQGITKKFLEKSAILPSWRTYFTAVDDVSFDIKDGEVFGLVGESGSGKSTVARMIGTLLDVDVGHIRFDGDEVTAMTPAEIAGYRRQIQMIFQDPFSSLNPRMKVESIIAEPLLHHKILPRDQISGRVQELLDRVGLTRAAAAKYPHEFSGGQRQRISIARALATQPRFLICDEPTSALDVSIQAQILNILKDLQEHLGLTMLFISHDLPVVRQMCDRVGVMKQGQLIEVQDTETLFASPQQDYTKKLLELMPRLAQLSG; via the coding sequence ATGACCGAACCCGTCCTTTCCATTCGTGACCTGACCGTCGAAATTCCGACCCGCCATGGCCTGTTCAAGCCTGTGCAGAACGTCACCTACGATATTCGTCCCGGTGAAATCCGCGGTGTGGTGGGTGAAAGCGGGGCGGGTAAGTCGATGACGGGTAATGCCGTGATTGGCCTGCTGGATGACCCGGCCCGTATCGCGTCCGGTGAAATTTGGTTAAAGGGGCGTCGTATCGACAACCTGAGTGTCGAAGAACAACGCGCCATTCGGGGCAGTGAGATCGGGATGATCTTTCAGGATCCGCTGACATCACTCAACCCGCTGTTTACCATTGGCGAACAACTTGTTGAGACGATCCAGCTACACCTGAAGGTCTCACCCAAAGAAGCCAAAGAACGTGCCTTGGCGCTCCTTGATCGTGTGTCGATACCTGACCCGAAGACCCGATTTGACCAATATCCACACCAGTTCTCTGGCGGGATGCGGCAGCGTGTGGTGATCGCATTGGCGCTGTGTTCTGAGCCCTCGGTCATTATCGCCGATGAACCTACGACCGCGCTCGATGTGTCGATACAGGCCCAAGTGCTTGATCTGATCAAGGAGCTTGCCCGCGAGACCCAAGTGGGCGTGATCCTTGTAACACACGACATGGGCGTGATCGCGGATACCACCGAACAAGTGACTGTGATGTACAACGGTCAGGTTGTGGAAAACGGGTCCACCGATCAAGTCCTCAGCGCACCGAAGCATGAATACACCAAGTCGCTGATTTCTGCCGTACCACGTCCACAGGTCAAACTGCATCGCTTCCCGCAGGTCAGCTATGGTGGCCGCGAGACTAAGTTCAAGATCGAGGACCTTGCACGGAACTGGACCAAAACGGAACCGTCGAAGTCTGGCAAGTTGCTTGAGGTTCAGGGGATCACGAAGAAATTCCTCGAAAAATCGGCGATCCTGCCATCGTGGCGGACCTATTTCACGGCCGTAGACGACGTATCATTCGATATCAAGGACGGTGAGGTGTTTGGTCTTGTTGGCGAAAGCGGCTCTGGCAAATCAACCGTGGCGCGAATGATCGGCACGCTGCTTGATGTGGACGTTGGCCATATCCGGTTTGATGGCGACGAGGTGACTGCGATGACGCCCGCTGAGATCGCCGGATATCGCCGTCAAATCCAGATGATCTTTCAAGATCCGTTCTCAAGCCTCAATCCGCGGATGAAGGTCGAAAGCATCATTGCCGAACCGCTTTTGCATCACAAAATCCTGCCTCGTGACCAGATCAGTGGACGGGTCCAGGAATTGCTTGATCGCGTTGGTCTGACACGCGCGGCGGCTGCGAAATATCCGCATGAGTTCTCGGGCGGGCAGCGTCAACGGATTTCAATCGCGCGGGCCTTGGCGACGCAGCCACGGTTCTTGATATGCGATGAACCGACCAGCGCGTTGGATGTCTCTATTCAGGCGCAAATCTTGAACATTCTCAAGGATTTGCAAGAACATCTGGGCCTGACCATGCTGTTTATCAGCCACGATCTGCCGGTTGTGCGCCAAATGTGTGACCGTGTTGGGGTGATGAAGCAGGGCCAGTTAATTGAAGTGCAGGACACCGAAACGCTGTTTGCCAGCCCACAGCAAGATTACACAAAGAAATTGCTTGAGCTAATGCCACGGCTGGCACAGTTGTCAGGGTAG
- a CDS encoding SH3 domain-containing protein, which translates to MPRIIYPALVSLMLGAMLSAEPAAAGSLGRFEVIGVEADDMLKMRTGPGIGYKVILGLPNGTVLRVKSCQQTGGTRWCSVTLDQARRIKGHVSWAYLRKL; encoded by the coding sequence ATGCCACGTATCATCTACCCTGCACTGGTCAGCTTAATGTTGGGTGCCATGCTAAGCGCTGAGCCTGCTGCAGCTGGTTCGCTTGGACGTTTCGAAGTTATAGGCGTCGAAGCTGATGACATGCTGAAGATGCGCACCGGGCCCGGCATCGGGTACAAGGTGATCCTTGGTCTTCCGAACGGCACGGTCCTGCGCGTAAAAAGCTGTCAGCAAACCGGAGGAACACGGTGGTGCAGTGTCACGTTGGATCAGGCGCGCCGGATAAAGGGCCATGTGTCTTGGGCGTACTTGCGTAAACTGTGA